Within Coregonus clupeaformis isolate EN_2021a chromosome 20, ASM2061545v1, whole genome shotgun sequence, the genomic segment atacatacatacatacatacatacatacagtaccagtcaaaaatttggacacacctactcattccagggtttttctttattttgactattttctacattgtagaataatagtgaagacattaaaactatgaaataacacatatggaatcatgtagtaaccaaaaaagtgtaaaacaaatcaaaatatatttttatatttgaacggtatgtaaacatgattaaagtggccagtgttccatgtctatgtacagtagcctctaaggtgcagggatgaGTAACCGGGTAGTAGCCAGCTAGTGTCAGTGACTAAGTtaagggcagggtactgggtggaggccggctagagATGGctattcaacagtctgatggccatgAGAGAGAAGCTGTTTTTCAATATCTCAATCACAGCTTTGatgtacctgtactgacctcgccttctggatgatagcgcgGTGAACAAGCAGTGGATTCCCTTTAATCTAATTTTGTCAATTTGATTTTGTCTAGTTGATATTCTTCTTTAATTTTACTTACATTTTCTCTCCATTATTTCTTCCAGAAGATGACCAGCTCTCTCTTATAAGGAGAAGACAAGCCACCACAGCCACCCACATGGTACCAGTCTAAAGCTACACGACACTGAAAGTTTGAAACATTTACTGATATGGAGGCCGTTAGTTTAACAGAACAAGTTTCCCTGCCCAGGTTAAAACAACATCAACTCAATATGGAGGAAGGAGATTCTCTGCATAGCGTTAACCTGAATCAACTCAAAATGGAGGAAGGAGATTATCTGCATACCGTTAACCTGAATCAACTCAAGATGGAGGAAGAAGATTATTTGCATAGCGTTAACCTGAATCAACTCAAGATGGAGGAAGAAGATTATTTGCATAGCGTTAACCTGAATCAACTCAAGATGGAGGAAGAAGATTATTTGCATAGCGTTAACCTGAATCAACTCAAATTTGAGGAAGGAGATTCTCTGCATAGCATTAACTTGAATCAACTGAATCAACTCAAAGTGGAGGAAGGAGATTCACTACATAACTTTAACCTGAATCAACTCAAATTGTCCACTGCTGTTTCTTTACCCATCTTGAGACTCCACAGACTGACAAAGGATCAACTGTCTCTCGCTGCTCTGAGACTTAACCAGAACAaccagaagaagaagaacaacaaaCCAGGCAGAAAACCAACGaagaagaaaaacacccccaccacCAGCAGAGGAAAGAAAAAATCCACAAGAAAAGGAAACAACTCTGTTGACAACAAAAGCGTTTCTAGCCAGGTATCACCATTGCCTAGATGTCAGCGTTGCCCAAAGGGAAGCAAAAATAAACCCAAGATAACTCTTGAACTCTCCCGCACCAACTTGAGGCCTGACGCAGTAAAACAAGAGGTAGGTTTAAACTTGTGGCTtttaaatgaaaatgtaattgagATCTTTTATAGCATTTGTATCTGTCTGTGTAAATGTTGCAGCTATATATTTACTAGATATCTGTCTGTGTAAATGTTGCAGCTATATGTTTACTAGATATCTGTCTGTGTAAATGTTGCAGCTATATGTTTACTAGATATCTGTCTGTGTAAATGTTGCAGCTATATGTTTACTAGATATCTGTCTGTGTAAATGTTGCAGCTATATGTTTACTAGATATCTGTCTGTGTAAATGTTGCAGCTATATGTTTACTAGATATCTGTCTGTGTAAATGTTGCAGCTATATGTTTACTAGATATCTGTCTGTGTAAATGTTGCAGCTATATGTTTACTAGATATCTGTCTGTGTAAATGTTGCAGCTATATGTTTACTAGATATCTGTCTGTGTAAATGTTGCAGCTATATGTTTACTAGATATCTGTCTGTGTAAATGTTGCAGCTATATGTTTACTAGATATCTGTCTGTGTAAATGTTGCAGCTATATGTTTACTAGATATGTCtgtgtaaatgttatatgtttactatacagtgcattcagaaagtattcagaccccttgactttttccacattttgtttggtgacagtcttattctaaaattgattaaattgttttccccccctcatcaatccacacacaataccccataatgacaaagcaaaaacaggtttttatacatttttgctaaaagaaaaacagaaaacgtatttacataagtattcagaccctttgctcagtattttgttgaagcaccttttgcagcaattacagcctcaagtcttcttgggtatgacgctacaagcttggcacacctgtatttggggagtttctcccattcttctctgcagatcctctcaagctctgtcaggttgaatggggagctgTCAtgtcctttccgaatgcactgtataatctgTCTGTGTGAATGTtgcagctacagtgcattcggaaagtattcacgttattaaaaagaaaaaacaaatgccttatttaagtattcagaccctttcctatgagactcaaaattgagtttAGGtccattctgtttccattgatcatccttgagatgtttctacaacttgattggagtccacctgtggtaaattcaattgattggacatgatgatttggaaaggcacacacctttgacaatgtcccacagttgacaatgcatgtcagagcaaaaaccaagccatgaggtcgaaggaattgtccttagagctccgagacaggattgtgtcgaggcacagatctggggaagggtaccaaaacatttctgcagcattgaaggtccccaagaacacagtggcctccatcattcttaaatggaagaagtttggaaccaccaagaccacCAAGGgagagatgaacggagcaaagtacagagcgatccttgatgaaaacctgctccagagtgctcaggacctcagactggggtgaaggttcaccttctaacagggcaacgaccctaagcacacagccaagacaacttaggagtggcttcgggacaagtcactgaatgtccttgagtggcccagccagagcccggacatgaacccaatcgaacatctctggagagacctgaaaatagctgtgcagcaacgctccctatccaacctgacagagcttgagagcatctgcagagaagaatgggagactccccaaatacaggtgtgccaagcttgtagcgtcatacccaagaaaacgcgaggctgtaatcgctgccaaaggtgagtaaaggatctgaatacttatgtctaatacattttgctttgtcattatggggtattgtgtgtagattgatgaggaacaaatcaatttgatccattttagaataaggctgtaacaaaatgtggaaaaagtcaaggggtctgaatactgtatatGTTTACTAGATATCTTGATGTATCTTACCGCCGCTTAAGTTTCCTCTGCGAAaataaagctattctattctaaaCCAGGTGAAACAAGAGATGGACGATCTGCCTATCGGTACAAGAAGTGATGAACACTGGTTGAACGCTTTGAAGCCAGAGAGCTACGACCCAGAGATGGGTAACACCAGGGGACCTCCTACAGAGAGCAACCCCAGGACAGATGCACATCACCTGGGTATCAAGACGAAGGATGCCCCCCTGTACCACCAGGATGGAAGGAGGCGGCTGCGGTCGGCTACCGTTCAGTCATTCAATCCAGCTGCATTGCGGTCTGACCTGGAATGTTGGCCTCGTAACCAGAAGGTCCCCAGGTTCCCATGTCCGGACTGCGGCCAGAAGTTCTTCTCCAAACTGCAGTTTAAGTTACATTCCCGGAGCCACACACAGTACCGGCtgtactcctgtgaggtgtgccATAAAACGTTCTCCCGGAAAGGCAGTCTAGACGAGCACCGACCAAAACATGAGGCGGAGCGCCCCTTCACCTGCCTCCAATGCGGAAGGACCTTCACGTTCAAATCCAACCTGACCCGGCACATGCGGTTCCACAGCGACACACGGCCCTACGTCTGCCCCCAGTGCGGCCAAAGCTTCAAGATCTCCGACCACCTGAAGagccacatgacagcccacaGCGGGTATAAACCGTACGTGTGCCCGGAGTGCGGCCAGAGTTTTGTCCGTTACATTAGTCTGAAGTATCACCGGCTGAGCCACACCGGCGAGCGCCCGCTGTCCTGCCCAGAGTGTCCCATGACCTTTGCCCGGCCACACACCCTTATGATCCACCGGCGACAACACACCGGGGAGACACCGTTCTCTTGCCAGGACTGTGGGAAGCAGTTCAAACAGGGGTGCCAGCTGAAAGACCACGTTAGAAGgaaacacacaggggagaaaccataCAAATGCTCAGAGTGTGACAAGTGCTTCATCACTTCGGCGTCCCGTAATGCACACATGGTTGTCCACAAAGGCGAGAAGCCATACAAATGCATGGAGTGCTGTAGGAGCTACAGTACGAGTGGGTGTCTAGCGCAGCACATGAGgagacacacaggggagaaaccataCAAATGCTCCGAGTGTGACAAGTGCTTCATCACTTCGGCGTCCCGTAAAGTGCACATGGTtgtccacacaggagagaagccgtacAAATGCATGGAGTGCTGTAGGAGCTACAGTCAACGTGGGTCCCTGAAGAGGCACAGGTGTGAGCAGCAAACCAGGTTAGAGGAACCTctggtgtgcgtcccaaatggcgccctattctctatatagtgcactagggaccatagggctctggtcaaaagtagtgcactatgtagggaatagggtgccatttgggacacagtcccgATGTTCTGAGTGTAGGAACTGGAGAGTGGATCCTTAAAGCAGCACAGGTGTAAGCAGCAATGTAGGTGAGAGAAGTCAGGTGAGAGGATTCTCTGGTGTTTTGACTCGGGGAAACTAGACTTTGTTTATACAGACACCTACCTGCGttccaaatggcgccctattcccttttatagtgcgctacttttgaccgaaacctgatcaaaagtagtgtttTTTCCTCCTTCCTGTGTTACACTGTTTCCCTTCCTGTCTTTGCAGAacaggtagtgcactatacaggaatGACGTTTCAAACACAACACTCTGTTTTGTAAACGCTACCAAGCATTCATTGGTCCTCTGAAGTGTCTCTGTATTTGTCCATTCCCCACCCTCCAATATTCATTTTAATAAATGTTCCTGAAAGAGCATCAACTTGTCCCTTATCTGAAACACTTCCACTTTATATTGTTGTGTTGCTGACGAGAAAGCCCACGGGTTTATCAGAGACTTTGGCGCCAAAGCTGTGTtccaagaaagaaagaaaagtcaGGGACTTTTTCTTCCTACTCTCTGTAACAAAGATAAAAGGTTGCCAATGGAGCCAGAACATATTAAACACACTTATCAATGTATTAAACTTAAGGACTCATGACATGTTGACATAACTTGAATACATTTCCTCTGATTTTCCTGTCATTTAAAAGGAGGTATGTGTATTTGCTGTAACAGAAAGGGATGTAAAGGAACCATGGTCTTGTTTGCGCTCTACAGGCTACGTAGTTAATCCTAGGAACCGTTTTCTGTGCATTAGGAACATGCTGTTAACATAAGAGGCCGCCTTCTGTGAGTCTCCCTATGAATTAGAGGGCTTACTGAACAGAAATGAGATCAAGTTCTGCAAGGCGGGGCCACGCTCGTTGGACGAATGATCCAATCTCCTCGGTAACAAAACACTGATCGAGGAAGCCTTTTCCTACACAGACAGAAGAGTCTCCCGAGAGGACCCTGCAGAGTGCACTGtacatacttattttccaccataatttgcaaataaattcatcaaaaatcctacaatgtgattttctggattttttttcctcaatttgtctgtcatagttgacgtgtacctatgatgaaaattacaggcctctcatctttttaagtgggagaacttgcacaattgatggctgactaaatactaagtatttgatcccctgctgattttgtacgtttgcccactgacaagaaatgatcagtctatcattttaatggtaggtttatttgaacagtgagagacagaataacaacaaaaaaatccagaaaaatgcatgtcaaaaatgttataaattgatttgcattttaatgagggaaataagtatttgaccccctctcaatcagaaagatttctggctcccaggtgtcttttatacaggtaacgagctgagattaggagcacactcttaaagggagtgctcctaatctcagcttgttacctgtataaaagacacctgttcacagaagcaatcaatcaatcagattccaaactctccaccatggccaagaccaaagagctctccaaggatgtcagggacaagattgtagacctacacaaggctggaatgggctacaagaccatcgccaagcaacttggtgagaaggtgacaacagttggtgcgattattcgcaaatggaagaaacacaaaataactgtcaatctccctcgcccTGGGCTCCATGCTAGATCTcacctcatgatcattgatgccccacgaggtgagatcttgcatggagccccagaccaaggatgattgaccgtcatcttgaacttcttccattttctaataattgcgccaacagttgttgccttctcaccaagctgcttgcctattgtcctgtagcccatcccagccttgtgcaggtctacaattttatccctgatgtccttacacagctctctggtcttggccattgtggagatgttggagtctgtttgattgagtgtgtggacaggtgtcttttatacaggtaacgagttcaaacaggtgcagttaatacaggtaatgagtggagaacaggagggcttcttaaataaaaactaacaggtctgtgagagctggaattcttactggttggtaggtgatcaaatacttatgtcatgcaataaaatgcaaattaatttacgTATGAttaacgtatgatctctgtaattgcaaacaaaggtttctgtaccaaatattaagttctgcttttctgatgttctgcatgtcatgtcacttatgtcatgcaataaaatgcaaatgaattacttaaaaatcatacaatgtgattttctgtttttttgctttagattccgtctctcacagttgaattgtacctatgataaaaattacagacctctacatgctttgtaagtaggaaaacctgcaaaatcggcagttctCCCCAGtgtacatatccttaaaaaatatatatattcccctttattactttccaaccccgccaccctttccctacttggaataaactagtgaacaacaatgcttaggcctctacttccatcttatacttactatctacattttatggacacagtcaattttacaataattatatatatacagtggggaaaaaaagtatttagtcagccaccaattgtgcaagttctcccacttaaaaagatgagagaggcctgtaattttcatcataggtacacatcaactatgacagacaaattgaggaaaaaaaatccagaaaatcacattgtaggattttttatgaatttatttgcaaattatggtggaaaataagtatttggtcacctacaaacaagcaagatttctggctctcacagacctgtaacttcttctttaagaggatcctctgtcctccactcgttacctgtattaatggcacttgtttgaacttgttatcagtataaaagacacctgtccacaacctcaaacagtcacactccaaactccactatggccaagaccaaagagctgtcaaaggacaccagaaacaaaattgtagacctgcaccaggctgggaagactgaatctgcaataggtaagcagcttggtttgaagaaatcaactgtgggagcaattattaggaaatggaagacatacaagaccactgataatctccctcgatctggggctccacgcaagatctcaccccgtggggtcaaattgatcacaagaacggtgagcaaaaatcccagaaccacacggggggacctagtgaatgacctgcagagagctgggaacaaagtaacaaagcctaccatcagtaacacactacgccgccagggactcaaatcctgcagtgcagacgtgtccccctgcttaagccagtacatatccaggcccgtctgaagtttgctagagtgcatttggatgatccagaagaggattgggagaatgtcatatggtcagatgaaaccaaaatataactttttggtaaaaactcaactcgtcgtgtttggaggacaaagaatgctgagagaacaccatacctactgtgaagcatgggggtggaaacatcatgctttggggctgtttttctgcaaagggaccaggacgactgatccgtgtaaaggaaagaatgaatggggccatgtatcgtgagattttgagtgaaaacctccttccatcagcaagggcattgaagatgaaacgtggctgggtctttcagcatgacaatgatcccaaacacaccgcccgggcaacgaaggagtggcttcgtaagaagcatttcaaggtcctggagtggcctagccagtctccagatctcaaccccatagaaaatctttggaaggagttgaaagtccgtgttgcccagcgacagccccaaaacatcactgctctagaggagatctgcatggaggaatgggccaaaataccagcaacagtgtgtgaaaaccttgtgaagacttacagaaaacgtttgacctgtgtcattgccaacaaagggtatataacaaagtattgacaaaacttttgttattgaccaaatacttattttccaccataatttgcaaataaattcattaaaaatcctataatgtgattttctggatttttttttctcattttgtctttcatagttgacgtgtacctatgatgaaaattacaggcctctctcatctttttaagtgggagaacttgcacaattggtggctgactaaatacttttttgccccactgtatatatatatatatatatatatttttttttttctcctgaacttcttctactctcaacctctctgatcattttcatgatgtccattcggtttgcttctatatgccatatctttctaactgtactctttcacaaaagctcccaacctataacctatatacttattatggacacagtatactttacattagttatcttgttgttattagttgttgttagttgttattagtcccatccttcaattccattcaacacctcccatctatctcttaacaccattcatataggatttctatttgccatatatatttcaaccgtactgtgatgttttacaaaagttctgaacctttctattctcattgtttctacagattgtgaattgaaaatatttttttttgctaaaagtattattatattattgatcgattgactatgacttttcagatcacccagtaatgctatctgcaaggttagctccaggtaaatattgcaatcctttagccattcctggacctgtgtccaaaaacaagctacaaatgaacagtaccaaaacaaatgatcgaatgattctgtctcttcgcagcaaaatctgcagaactgggaagattgtatcccccatataaataacattctattggtagcaagaattgtatatactaatttaaattgaaagattataagttttgaatccggtgtcgttttgcgtatcagttcataaacactatgccatgggatcggtacgtcaaaaatctcttcccaactattttgcaatctatatgggacggctgtcaatcctttggtccttaaatgaaactgatatacttttttatttatcacagttttccttaacc encodes:
- the LOC121534306 gene encoding zinc finger protein 436-like isoform X1; amino-acid sequence: MEAVSLTEQVSLPRLKQHQLNMEEGDSLHSVNLNQLKMEEGDYLHTVNLNQLKMEEEDYLHSVNLNQLKMEEEDYLHSVNLNQLKMEEEDYLHSVNLNQLKFEEGDSLHSINLNQLNQLKVEEGDSLHNFNLNQLKLSTAVSLPILRLHRLTKDQLSLAALRLNQNNQKKKNNKPGRKPTKKKNTPTTSRGKKKSTRKGNNSVDNKSVSSQVSPLPRCQRCPKGSKNKPKITLELSRTNLRPDAVKQEVKQEMDDLPIGTRSDEHWLNALKPESYDPEMGNTRGPPTESNPRTDAHHLGIKTKDAPLYHQDGRRRLRSATVQSFNPAALRSDLECWPRNQKVPRFPCPDCGQKFFSKLQFKLHSRSHTQYRLYSCEVCHKTFSRKGSLDEHRPKHEAERPFTCLQCGRTFTFKSNLTRHMRFHSDTRPYVCPQCGQSFKISDHLKSHMTAHSGYKPYVCPECGQSFVRYISLKYHRLSHTGERPLSCPECPMTFARPHTLMIHRRQHTGETPFSCQDCGKQFKQGCQLKDHVRRKHTGEKPYKCSECDKCFITSASRNAHMVVHKGEKPYKCMECCRSYSTSGCLAQHMRRHTGEKPYKCSECDKCFITSASRKVHMVVHTGEKPYKCMECCRSYSQRGSLKRHRCEQQTRLEEPLVCVPNGALFSI
- the LOC121534306 gene encoding zinc finger protein 436-like isoform X2, which gives rise to MEEGDSLHSVNLNQLKMEEGDYLHTVNLNQLKMEEEDYLHSVNLNQLKMEEEDYLHSVNLNQLKMEEEDYLHSVNLNQLKFEEGDSLHSINLNQLNQLKVEEGDSLHNFNLNQLKLSTAVSLPILRLHRLTKDQLSLAALRLNQNNQKKKNNKPGRKPTKKKNTPTTSRGKKKSTRKGNNSVDNKSVSSQVSPLPRCQRCPKGSKNKPKITLELSRTNLRPDAVKQEVKQEMDDLPIGTRSDEHWLNALKPESYDPEMGNTRGPPTESNPRTDAHHLGIKTKDAPLYHQDGRRRLRSATVQSFNPAALRSDLECWPRNQKVPRFPCPDCGQKFFSKLQFKLHSRSHTQYRLYSCEVCHKTFSRKGSLDEHRPKHEAERPFTCLQCGRTFTFKSNLTRHMRFHSDTRPYVCPQCGQSFKISDHLKSHMTAHSGYKPYVCPECGQSFVRYISLKYHRLSHTGERPLSCPECPMTFARPHTLMIHRRQHTGETPFSCQDCGKQFKQGCQLKDHVRRKHTGEKPYKCSECDKCFITSASRNAHMVVHKGEKPYKCMECCRSYSTSGCLAQHMRRHTGEKPYKCSECDKCFITSASRKVHMVVHTGEKPYKCMECCRSYSQRGSLKRHRCEQQTRLEEPLVCVPNGALFSI